TCATAAAGTTCGTTTTTTACTTATTCCGGCTTTAGCCCTTTTTATGGGGGCAAATATTTGGTTGGGTTTTGATCGCGTATTCAGCCCTATAAGCCTTGGTGTAGAAAAGCTTGGTTTTGATATTTCCGAAACCGGAATTTGGCAGAAAATAGATGGCTGGTTTCCGGGAATCGAAAAGGAGTTTATGCCTCCTTTAGATGAGGGTAGCTTTCTCTTGATGCCCACTTCTATGCCGCATTCGGGGATTGCCTATAATCGAAAAATTGTGGGGCAACTAGATCAATTGCTCAGCACCATTCCAGAGGTCGACTTAGCGGTGGGAAAGCTTGGACGAGTTGAATCTGCATTGGACCCAGCTCCCATTTCTATGTTTGAGAACATCATCAATTACAAGCCAGAGTTCATGCTCGATACTAAAGGGCATCGCCAAGCTTTTAAAATTGATGCAGAGGGAAACTACCTCACAAAATCCGGCGAAAGCCTAAGCCCGGAAGAAATTCGTGCCAGAGACTTAAATGCTAAGGATTTAGTTGCGGATCCTAATGGGGTTTATTTGCGCAACTGGCGGGATAAAATTCAAAGTCCGGATGACATTTGGGATGAAATTGTTACCCAAAGCTCAATCCCAGGAATCACCTCCGCGCCCAAGCTACAACCCATCCAAACTCGATTGGTGATGTTGCAAACCGGTATGCGTGCTCCGATGGGAATTAAAGTTTATGGACCTGACTTACAAAGCATTCAAGACTTCGGCTTGAAGCTCGAATCTATCCTAAAGAAAGTCAGTTCGGTTAAGAAGGAAGCTGTTTTCGCCGATCGCATCGTGGGTAAGCCCTATTTGCAATTGAGAATTAATCGCAATGCCATTGCCCGCTATGGGTTAAGTGTTCAGGCGGTACAGCAAGCCATCGAAACTGCCATTGGCGGAATTAAACTAGGCGCCACGGTAGAAGGCCGTGAACGCTATCCCATTCGAATGCGCTATCCACGCGAATTGCGCGATGATCCGGAAAGTCTTTCTAAAATCCTTATTACCAGTGCAAATGGCGCTCAAATACCCCTAGGGCAATTAGTAGATTTTGAATATCAAAAAGGACCGCAAGCCATAAAAAGCGAAGAAAGCTTTTTAGTGGGCTATGTGCTTTTTGATAAAGCTGAAGGACATTCGGAAGTAAGTGTGGTGGAAGATGCCCGCCAAGCCATTGAAGGGCAGATAGAAAGGGGTGAATTGCAGGTGCCGGCAGGAATCAGCTACAAATTTTCCGGATCCTACGAAAACCAGGTACGGGCCGAAAAACGTCTCAGCCTCATTGTTCCCCTGGTATTGGTGATCGTCTTTCTAATCCTCTATTTTCAGTTTCACTCGGTTTCCACTTCACTGATGGTGTTTAGCGGTATTGCCATGGCTTTTAGTGGTGGCTTTATTATGATCTGGCTCTATGGTCAAGGTTGGTTTGCCAATTTTGAGCTTTTGGGTGTCAATTTTCGGGATCTTTTCCAAATGCACAGCCTAAACCTTAGTGTGGCCGTTTGGGTAGGTTTTATTGCTCTCTTTGGCATTGCCACCGATGATGGTGTGTTAATTGCCACTTATCTGGACCAGAGTTTTAAGCGCAATAAACCCAGCACCCAATTGGAAGTTCGTCAAGCGGTATTGGAAGCGGGTCAGAGACGGATTAAACCCGCCTTAATGACGGTAAGCACCACATTGATTGCTCTGCTGCCAGTATTAAGTTCAACCGGACGAGGATCAGATATAATGATTCCCATGGCTATACCATCCTTTGGCGGGATGGCCTTTGCCCTAATCAGCATCTTTATTGTTCCCGTGCTCTACTCCTATCGGGAAGAACGTAAAATTCAAAAAAGCCAGTCATGAAGATTTTAAGTATCATCCTAATCCTTGGTTTTAGCTTAACAGGTCATGCTCAGAGCTTAGCGGCTTATCAAAAAATAGCCGCCGAAAATAATCCCGGTTTGCAAGCGCAGTACAAACAATTTGAGGCTTCACTGCAGAGGATTGTTCAAAGCAGCAGCTTACCTGATCCTCAACTAAGCATGGGCTATTTCCTAGTGCCTATCGAAACTCGAGTAGGTCCGCAACAGGCAAGGATTTCCCTAAGTCAAATGTTTCCCTGGTTTGGAACCTTAAAGGCTAAAGAGCAGGTAGCTAGCCTTCAGGCGGAAGCTGAATATCAAAAATTTCTGGAGTTCCGAAATCAATTGTATTATCAGGTTCAGGCTGCTTTTTTCCCTTTGTATGAGCAGCAAAGAAGCTTATTATTTGAAAAGGAGAATCAGCAATTGCTGCAAAGCCTTAAAGCACTTGCAACCTTGAAATTCCAAAACAATGAAGCTGCTTTGGTCGATGTATTAAGGGTCGAAATGCGACTCAAAGATTCTCAAAGCCGAATTGAAATTTTGATAGCAGAGCAAAAAGCATTGGCCAGTGGCTTTAATCGACTATTAAATCGCGCCGACAGCAGCTCAATTGAAATTCCGGATTCTTTGAATTATCCTACAATTATGCTGAATTATCGAAGAGATTCGCTTTTTGTAAATCAGCCGCGCTTACAGGAATTAGACTTGCAAATTAAGGGCAGCGCTGCCGCCGAAAAAGTAGCTCGAAAGCAAGCCTTACCAAATATAGGTTTGGGACTTGACTATATGTTCATTGACCCTTCTAACAATGCCATCAGCAATAGCGGGCAAGATGCTATTATGCCCATGCTCAGCATTTCACTACCTATTTTCAGAGCAAAATATCAAGCGGCTGAAGCTGAAGCTCAATTGAAACAAGAGTCCTATCGACTACAAAAAGAGGAACTTAGCAATAAACTAAGCAGCTCTTATGAACAGGCTTGGTTTAAACTTCAAAAACAAGGCGATTTAATGCGCTTATACCGACAGCAAATCCAAATCTCCAAACAAAGCCTCGAATTACTTTATACGGCTTACAGTAATTCAGGAAAAGACTTTGAAGAACTATTGCGAATGCAACAGCAAATTTTGGAGTATCAAAACAAGCTCAGCAGCGCGCAGGCGGCCTATGGTGTTGCCTTGGCCGAATTGGATTATCTAACCGCAAAATCTTTATAAATGACTTCAGATCATCAACATACAGATCATACAAAAGCATATAAGCATGGGGATCATGATGGTCATCATAATCATCATGCCCAAATGATTGAGGACTTCAAAAAGCGCTTTTGGATTTCCTTAATTCTCAGTCTGCCCATTTTGGTTTTAGCCCCATTAATCCAGTCATGGCTGGGCTATACCTGGCAGTTTGAAGGCTCCAATTATATGCAATTTGGCTTGGCCTCCCTCCTGTTCTTTTATGGTGGCTGGCCCTTTCTAAAAGGCTTGGTGGACGAACTTAAGGAGAAAACACCAGGCATGATGACCCTAATTGCCTTGGCTATATCGGTGGCCTTTTTATACAGTTCGGCCGTGGTTTTTGGCCTAAGTGGCAAATATTTCTTCTGGGAGTTGGCCAGCTTGATCGATATCATGCTTTTAGGCCACTGGATAGAAATGAAGTCAGTTATGGGCGCTTCTCGTGCTTTGGAAGAACTCGCACAAATGCTGCCCTCCACTGCAATTCGTATTTCAGAATCTGGGGATCAGGAAGAAGTGGCTCTCGAAGACCTGCAGATTGATGATATTATTCTCATTCGTCCCGGAGATAGTATTCCTGCCGATGGAATTATTACAAAAGGCGAAAGTCATGTAAATGAATCCATGTTAACCGGCGAATCCAAACCGGTGAGCAAGAAAGAACAGGATGAAGTAATTGGCGGCTCTATTAATGATAATGGGAGTTTGCAAGTACAAGTGAAAAATACCGGCGAAAACTCCTATCTCTCTAAGGTGATTAGCATGGTTAGCAGAGCTCAGGAAACCAAATCCAAAACCCAAAATCTAGCGAATCGGGCGGCAGCCTGGCTCTTTTATGTGGCCTTATTGGCAGGATTTAGCACCCTAATCAGCTGGTTAGCTTTGGGTAAAGACTTCGAATATGCATTAGAGCGAATGGTGACCGTAATGATCATATCCTGTCCCCATGCTCTAGGATTAGCCATTCCACTAGTATCGGCAATTTCCACCGCCGCCTCAGCCCAAAATGGATTATTGATTCGCAATCGAACTGCTTTTGAAAACGCTCGAAAAATAAGTGTGGTATTATTTGACAAAACCGGCACCTTAACCCATGGAGAATTCGGTTTAACCCGATTTGAAAGCCTTACGGAAAACCTGGATAAAAAGGAAATGCTAAGTTTAGCGGCCAGTGTAGAAAGTCAATCTGAACATCCGATTGCCGCTGGAGTTCTACGTAAGACCAAAGAAATGGGCCTAAAGCTTGATCAGGTTTCAAACTTCGAAAACCACAAAGGCAAAGGCATTTCCGCTCGAATCAATAATCAGGAGCTTAAAATTCTAAGTCCGGCAGCGCTGGCAGAACTGAATATTCAGATTCCGAATCAAGTAAAACAAAGTGATGAAGAAACTCTGGTTTTTGTTTTGGCAGATGATCAATTAATTGGATTCATCGCTTTGGCGGATGAGATGCGTGATGAATCCTATGCGGCAATTCGCGATTTGAAGGATCAAGGTTTAAAAGTGATGATGGCCACGGGAGATAATCAAAAACTGGCTAAGGCCGTCAGTGAAAAACTGGGCTTGGATCAATATTATGCCGAAGTACTACCCGAAGACAAACAAAGTATTGTAAAGGAACTCCAAGCTCAAAATGAGGTAGTAGCAATGACCGGTGATGGCGTAAATGATGCGCCGGCACTAGCCCAGGCCAATGTGGGTATTGCTATTGGCTCAGGAACTGATGTTGCAGCAGAAACTGCTGATATTCTGCTGGTAAACAGTAATCCTAAAGATATTTCGAAACTGATCCGTTTTGGCAAAGCTACCTATCGAAAAATGATGCAAAATCTGGTTTGGGCCACGGCCTACAACCTCATTGCCCTTCCTCTGGCAGCCGGTGTACTGATAAGCTTGGGCATAATTCTCAGTCCAGCTACCGGTGCCGTTTTGATGAGCCTCAGCACCGTAATCGTTGCCATCAATGCCCAATTATTAAAGAAACAAATACAAGATTAAGATGAAAACATTCAATAAATCTAAGCTCCTTTATGTCGGCTTTGCCCTAATATTCGGGATAATCCTAGGGGGGCTCTTTTTTGGTGATTCTGATGATGATTCAAAAAGGCATCATCATTCCGAAAATGAGGAACAAACAACCGAATGGACCTGTTCCATGCATCCACAAATCCGTAAAAATGAGCCTGGTGACTGTCCTATTTGTGGTATGGACCTGATTCCTCTTCAGGAGTCGAATACTGATTTAGATCCAGAAACTATCCATATGTCGCCAAGAGCTTTGGAATTAGCTCAGGTTCAAACCCAAAAAATAACTCGATCTAAGGTGTACAAGGAAATTCGCCTCAATGGTAAAGTTCAGGCCGATGAACGACGAATTTATACCCAAGCTTCCCATATTCCAGGGCGGATCGAAAGATTGGTTCTCAATTTTGAAGGAGAAGCCGTGCAAAAAGGGCAGGTAATTGCCTATATCTATTCCCCCGAATTAATTAAAGCCCAGAAAGAACTTTTTGAAGCCCGGAAATTGGCTAAAACTCAGCCCGAACTCTTTAAGGCCGCCCAGGCTAAATTGAGCAATTGGAAGCTTAATGCTGCTCAAATTCAAAAAATCCTTAATGCAGATCAGCCCATCGAAGAGTTTCCCGTTTTAGCCAATGTTTCTGGTTATGTAGATACTAAATTGGTACAATTAGGTGACTATATTCAGAAAGGTCAAAGCCTGTATCGAATAGCAGATTTATCCCAATTATGGCTGCTTTGGGATGTCTATGAAACAGATTTAGCCTGGCTTAATCAGGGCGACTCCCTTCAATATGAGATTGCATCCTTAGCGGGAAGAAAATTCAAGGCTAGCATTTCCTACATCGATCCGGTAATTGATCCGAAAACCAGAGTAGCCCAAGCCCGGGTAGAACAAAGCAATACCGAAGGCCTTTTAAAACCGGAGATGTTTGCCACAGCTTGGCTTAAGGCCAGAGATCCTCAATTAGATTCCGCGCTGGTTTTGCCTAAAACTGCGGTGATGTGGACCGGCGAACGTTCGGTGGTTTATGTTATGTATAAATCTGATAATGGTCTAGACTTTAAAATGCGTGAGGTCTTGCTTGGTCCGGATTTAGGATCATCTTATGTCCTGAAATCCGGTTTAGAGCCTGGTGAGGTAATTGCCGTGAACGGAACCTTTAGCATAGATGCTGCCGCGCAATTAGCAGGCAAAGCCAGCATGATGAACCCAGCGGCGGCTGAGGACCATCAAGGTCATAATCATGCTGGGATGGAAATGGCAGAAAAAGCAAGCAATAGCCAAGAAAAAATTCAAGTAGATAAATCCAGCAATCAGGCGATACAAGGCTTAATGGAGGGCTATTTTAAATTAAAAGACGCCTTAGTGGCTGATGATTTTAATGCAGCCGAAAAATCAATTGAAACCTTATCTAAGCGGCTTCGAGCTACTAAGATGAGCTATTTTAAGGGGGATGCCCATCAACTTTGGATGCAAGAATCTGCGGCTATGAACAAAGGCCTGCAATCCATGGCCAATTCGCAAGACCTGGATGAGATGCGAGAGCACTTTATAAGAGTTTCCGAGGCAGCAGTACAATTAGCAACTCGCTTTCCTCCCCTTCAATCCTCATGGTACATTCAACACTGTCCTATGGCCAATTCTAATAAAGGAGCCGATTGGTTGAGTAAATCGGAAGAAATTCGCAATCCTTACTTCGGATCAGCCATGCTGACTTGTGGAGAAATTAGCCAAAGCTTAAAACTTTAAAAATGAAAGGCTAAATCCCGCTGTAGTGCCGGGATTTAGCCTTTTAATAATTCTGAAATTATGATCGGGTCTAAACCTGCTAACTGACTATAGATTTTTAATTCTAATGGTAGCTGCTTTAGCCCTATCACTAATCATCGAGCCCAAATAGGGACTTCCTGCATATTTCTGGCGATAAGCCTCATCAATCGCATTTAAAATAGCGCCATCTACCTTTTCAAAACCAACTAAGTATTCTTTCCCAGCGGCTTTAATCTTACCGGCTTTTTGACTGATGGCTGATTGATACCAACGAGATTTTACGCCATTGTAGGCACGCACATAAAGACTATCATCTACCTGCACCGACCAAATCCAGGTTAAAGTGCCAAGAGTCTGACCGTCGGCACGATAAGGTGCGATGTGGAAATCATTCTTAGCGGCAATTTCAGCCACTTTCTCCGCTGTCAATGCTCCTTTACTTTCCATATTTAGGAGATTGTATACTGCTCATCACTCACTTTCTCCATCCAGGTAACTGCACTGCCATTTACCTCTTCTTGGATGGCAATATGACTCATGGCCTTATTAGCGCTGGCACCATGCCAATGCTTTTCTTCCGGGTCAAACCACACTACATCACCGGGGCGAATTTCTTCGATCGGGCCACCTTCGCGTTGCACCCAACCCAAACCGGAAACCACAATTAAAGTTTGACCAGCCGGATGTGTATGCCAGGCCGTACGAGCACCAGCCTCAAAGGTCACCAAGGCACCCGAAGCATGGGTGCTTTCTTGTTTTTGAAATAAAGGATCCAGGCGAACCTCGCCACTAAACCAATCTCCGGGTCCCTTCATTGAAGGGATTACTCCGTTTTTAAAAATCTGCATCTTTCTAATTCTTTTTATTGATAAACTGGGAATACACTAGCCTCACCGTAATCTTCGATTTTCTCCATTTTACGGAGGCTATCCAGATCTGCTGCTGAAATCTCAAAATCCAGATCGGCATTATTTGCCATATGCGCTGGATTCGCAGTTTTAGGTAAAGGCAATAGACCTAATTCTAAACAATAGCGAATGGCTAATTGAGGAACACTAACCTCGTATTTCTTAGCCATAGCAGCTAGTTCTTCGTTTTTAAAGAGTTCTCCATGACCAATAGGTGAATAAGCTTCTACCAAGATATTCTGCTCAATACAATAGGAGATTAAATCCTCTGGAGTGTTGCTGATATGAGCCAAAATTTGGTTCACCATTGGTTTTACAGTGGCAGATTCCAAAATATTCTCCAAGTCCTCTTTCTGGAAGTTAGATACCCCGATGGCTTTTACCTTACCAGCTTTGTAGGCTTCTTCCAATGCTCTCCAAGCCTCACGATTGCCTTCGAAATAGCGATCGGATCCTGAATATTCTGCCCAAGGTTTAGGACTGTGAATAATCATCAAATCAATGTATTCAAGACCCATTTTCTCCAAGGTCTCATCAATAGAAGCACTGGCAGCCTCGAATGATTTATGCTCTGCTGCCACTTTACTGGTGATAAAGAGCTCCTCACGGGCAATTCCGCTTTCTTTAATCCCCTTACCTACTCCGGCTTCATTTTGATAGGCCTGCGCGGTATCGATATGGCGGTAGCCTAATTTCACGGCTTCTTTTACTGCTTCTACCACATCATCATCACTGATGAACCAGGTACCCAATCCTAATTTAGGGATGGAGATTCCATTACTTAACTTATAGTTTTCTTGTGCAATCATTTTCAATTGATTTTTAAATGTTTAAAAAGTAGAGGCGTCAATTACATAACGGTAGCGGGCCTCTTTGTTCACTACCTTATCCCAAGCCTCATTAATCTGATCGGCTGAGATGATTTCAATTTCTGGCATCACGCCATTATCCGCACAATAGTGCAGTACTTCCTGAGTTTCGGGAATTCCGCCAATCAAAGAAGCGTTGAAATTTACCCGAGTGGCGGCTAGCGCGATATTGCTCAGGTTAATCTGGAATCCCTCGGGCATTCCTACATAGGTGAAATAACCATCTGGCTTCACACAAGCCACATAAGGCGCGGCATTGAATTGATAAGGGATGGTGCAAATCATATAATCCAAAGTCTTGCTATAAGCAGCTAAGGACCGGAATGTTTCATCCACCACAATTACCTCTTTTGCTCCCCAAGATTTAACATCCTCAATCTTGGCCGCAGAGGTGGTGAAGGCATATAATTCGGCACCCTTGGAAACAGCCAGCTTCACAGCTAAGTGACCCAATCCACCAATTCCAACTACTCCTACCTTATCCCCAATATTAAAGCGCGCTTTCATTAAAGGCGAATAAGTCGTAATGCCGGCGCATAATAAAGGAGCGGCTTTCTCAAAACTGATATGATCAGGAATATGAACTGCAAAATGATCGCGTACTACCATGGTATTGGAATAGCCACCTTGCGAAATGCCACTGGGCTCTGCAGGCATTGGACTGCCATAAGTGTATACGGTTTGACCTCGTTCACAAAACTGCTCCTCACCATGGGTACAACTATCGCATTCCATGCAACTGTCTACCATACAACCTACCCCGGCGCGGTCACCTACTTTAAACTTGCTTACATTTTTACCCACAGCTGCAACTACTCCAACAATTTCATGTCCGGGTACATGAGGATATTGCTGGGGACCCCAATGCCCTTTTTCCTGGTGGATATCCGAATGGCAAATGCTGGCAAATTTCACCTCAATCAGAATATCATTATCCCCCAAAGCACGACGCTCAAAGGACCAGGGTTTCAATACACCTGAATCGTCCATAGCGGCATAAGCCTTGGTTTTAATGGGTTTTTCAGGGTTTATTTTGCTTGCCGCTGATGCCTCTTCAACTTGGTCGGCAGATGCAAAACCTTGCAATGGACTGGTGAATAATGCAGCGGCTCCAGCTATGCTGCTCTTCTGAATAAAGTCTCTACGACTTGGATTTTTAGGACTTTCCATAATGCTTATTTAATTGATTGGTATACACTATCACTTACAGGCTCTAGCCACTCTACAATACCCTTTTCAATATTGGGAACGATATAAAGTTGCTGTAAAGCGGTATCGGCACTGGCACCATGCCAATGTTTTACATGCGGAGGACATTTCACAACATCTCCTTTTCGCATGATCTGAATAGGCTCTCCTTCAATTTGATGGTAGCCAACTCCATCTGTAATAATCAAAATTTGACCGGCCGGATGACGATGCCAATTGCTGCGGGCACCGGCTTCGAAATACACATTACCAGCAAGAGTGCTATAGGTGGTATCTGGTGCTACTAAACCAAAATGGTAGGCCTTTCCAGTGAAGTTTTCAGCAGCCCCTTCTTGGCCTTTAGGGAAAATGGATTCTACTTCAACACTATCGCTTGTTACAGTATTTTGACAAGCACTGAAACTAAGCCCGGCTATAAAAATGAATAAGTATCGAAATTTCATTAGTAATGTATTTTAAGATTGAGGAACTTCTTTCACAATTCGCGCTGGTGATCCAGCTACCACCGCATTATCAGGCACATCAGAGGTGACAATGGAACCTGCTGCAACCATGGCATTTTCACCAACCGTAACACCTCCTAATACAATAGCCCCTGCCCCAATCCAAGCATTGTGCTTAATATGGATGGGCTTAGACTGTAAATACTTTCGCTTGCTGGCCGCCAGCGGATGACCTTCCGTAAGCAGCATTACTCCTGGGGCAATCAAAACATCATCATCAATGCGAATACCACCGAAATCGAGAAACTGGCAATTTTGATTGATAAAGATGTTTTTACCTAATTCCAGGTTCTTACCATAGTTAATCGAGAAAGGCGTCATCACAATGGTACTTTCATCTACCACCCTTTTGGTGAGTATGCTTAAATGACTCCGAATCTCATCGGTGGTACGAGAAGCATTTAGATCTACCTGAATGGAGAGCGCACGCGCAGCAGCTTCTCTAACTTTATAATAGTCTGGATCATCCATAGGAACTGCTTCCCCGGATCGAAGGCGACTAAAAATATCAGCTCTGGAAATCTCTGCCATCATATTCAATTGATATATGAGGCAAAATTAGCAGGCTATGCTGCTTAGGATTTAATAAAATTCAAACCGAAAATTATGGAATTCAAACCCTCACTGCCTTCGGGGTTAAACCCGTCTGCTTTTTAAAGAAATTATTGAAATAGGTAGGGTAATCAAAGCCCAAGGCATAAGCAACCTCACTAATATTCCAATTGGTATGCTGTAAAAGGGCTTTGGCCTCCGCAATCATACGCTCCGAAATATGAGCAGAAGTGGGCTTACCAGTTATCTCCTTTACCGCACGATTGAGATAATTTACATGAACCGATAAATGTTCGGCATAATGCTGTGCCGTGGTAAGCATCAAAGGCTCATTTGGGCTTTCAATCGGAAATTGGCGTTCTAATAATTCCAAGAATACGGAGGTCAACCGAGAAGCCGCATTACCCTGCTGTATATAGTTCTCGGAAGGACTCATCTTTAAGGCCTCATGTAAAATTAGGTGGATGTAATTGCGGATCAGGTCATCCTTAAAAGAGTAGTCAGTTTGCTGTTCTTCAATGATTTTCTGAAATATCCCGTTTAAAAACTGTCTTTGATTCTCTTCAATCTTCAATACCGGAGTTCCACCCAATTTAAAGAGTGGCGATTGTAGCAAGCTTTCAGAGCGATCAGAAGCCTGGATAAATTCTTCTGAAAAAAGGCAGGTATAGCCAACATAATCACGCGAAAGCGTTTCCCAGGAATAAGGAATATGAGGATTACCAAAAAAGAGAATGGTCCCCTCATGTTCAAAACTACGATCTGAATAATGGATACTGCTTTTGCCTGTAGTTAAACAGATCTTATAAAAGTCCTTTCGACTGTATACACGGGTAGCACCGCTGTCTTCCTCTATTTGAAATGCTTTAAAGCCCTTTAACTTCAACTCACTGTTAAAGTCCGATACTCGACGTTCCGTTTTCTGATCCATGCTGCAAAATTAAGAAATTCAAATATGCTTTATCCAGCTAATTTTAACAGAGCTCCTTGTTCAATACTTCGAACTAATGCCAGCTTTACTTACCTTCGAAACATTCTTTAGCCCCTTTTTAAGAGAAACTCTTCCGAGTGCTCTTGTGCTAAACTACAGAAGATGAATTCAAAACAATTTGGCGGTAAGCTCACCAGCACCTGGAAGGAGCACTACGCCCAATCTCCGCAATGGCAAAAAGGGAAATTCCAAAACGCCATTCCCACCCAAACCGGCATCGACTGGCGAAAACTTCCTGGCATGCTTTGCAAACAGATAAAAGGTAATCCTCAGGGTATGCCAAAGCAGCCTCTTCCTTTGCATGACTTTGATACGGAGGCCTTTATAAGTAATCGAAAGGAACTAACTTATGTGTGGTTTGGTCATTCAGCTTTAGCCCTACGTTTGGCGGGCATGAATATCCTTATCGATCCTATGCTAGGCCAGGATGCCTCCCCTATTGGTCCGGCAAGAACCAAGCGATTCTCAGAAGGGACTTTGGAGCAAATTGATTTAATGCCTGATTTGGACTTGGTATTAATCAGCCACGACCATTACGATCATTTGGATTTGGACAGTATCCTTAAACTAGAATCCAAGGTTAAAAACTTTGTAGTGGCCTTGGGCTTAAAACGTCATTTAATGGCCTGGGGCATTGATGCTTCTCGAATCGAAGAAATGGATTGGTGGGATCAAAAGCAAATTGGCCCATTGGAAGTGCATTTCACTCCCAGTAGGCATTTTTCAGGCAGAGGACTAAGCTCCATGGCCCGTTGCCTCTGGGGCGGATGGGTATTAAAAAGTACCGATCATTCCCTCTGGTTTAGCGGCGATGGTGGCTATGGCCCACATTTTAAAGAAGTAGGTGAACGTTTCGGCTCCTTTGATCTGGCCTTTATGGAATGCGGTCAATACAGTGTGGATTGGCCGGATATTCACATGTTTCCCGAAGAAAGCGTGCAAGCGGCATTGGATGCTGGAGTGAAGGAAGCCATTCCCGTTCATTGGGCCGGATTTAATTTATCCTATGAACATGCATGGTTCGATCCCATTGAAGACTTTAGAAAACATGCGGAAGCCAAAAAGCTCAATTGGCGAAGCCCAATACCTGGTAAAGTATATTCCATTGGCGAAGCCAGCACAGAATGGTGGCATGCATT
The Croceimicrobium hydrocarbonivorans genome window above contains:
- a CDS encoding cupin domain-containing protein; this encodes MKFRYLFIFIAGLSFSACQNTVTSDSVEVESIFPKGQEGAAENFTGKAYHFGLVAPDTTYSTLAGNVYFEAGARSNWHRHPAGQILIITDGVGYHQIEGEPIQIMRKGDVVKCPPHVKHWHGASADTALQQLYIVPNIEKGIVEWLEPVSDSVYQSIK
- a CDS encoding sugar O-acetyltransferase translates to MMAEISRADIFSRLRSGEAVPMDDPDYYKVREAAARALSIQVDLNASRTTDEIRSHLSILTKRVVDESTIVMTPFSINYGKNLELGKNIFINQNCQFLDFGGIRIDDDVLIAPGVMLLTEGHPLAASKRKYLQSKPIHIKHNAWIGAGAIVLGGVTVGENAMVAAGSIVTSDVPDNAVVAGSPARIVKEVPQS
- a CDS encoding helix-turn-helix domain-containing protein yields the protein MDQKTERRVSDFNSELKLKGFKAFQIEEDSGATRVYSRKDFYKICLTTGKSSIHYSDRSFEHEGTILFFGNPHIPYSWETLSRDYVGYTCLFSEEFIQASDRSESLLQSPLFKLGGTPVLKIEENQRQFLNGIFQKIIEEQQTDYSFKDDLIRNYIHLILHEALKMSPSENYIQQGNAASRLTSVFLELLERQFPIESPNEPLMLTTAQHYAEHLSVHVNYLNRAVKEITGKPTSAHISERMIAEAKALLQHTNWNISEVAYALGFDYPTYFNNFFKKQTGLTPKAVRV
- a CDS encoding MBL fold metallo-hydrolase; translated protein: MNSKQFGGKLTSTWKEHYAQSPQWQKGKFQNAIPTQTGIDWRKLPGMLCKQIKGNPQGMPKQPLPLHDFDTEAFISNRKELTYVWFGHSALALRLAGMNILIDPMLGQDASPIGPARTKRFSEGTLEQIDLMPDLDLVLISHDHYDHLDLDSILKLESKVKNFVVALGLKRHLMAWGIDASRIEEMDWWDQKQIGPLEVHFTPSRHFSGRGLSSMARCLWGGWVLKSTDHSLWFSGDGGYGPHFKEVGERFGSFDLAFMECGQYSVDWPDIHMFPEESVQAALDAGVKEAIPVHWAGFNLSYEHAWFDPIEDFRKHAEAKKLNWRSPIPGKVYSIGEASTEWWHAFK